The Rhodothermales bacterium genomic sequence GCTCGACTGATAGCCGGCCGAGGAGGATAGATAAGCAATATGTAGCTTGCCGGGCGCCGGCATCGTAAAGGCCGACGACCCCTGCAGCACGATGTGGCTGCCGTAGATGTTCACGGTCCCACTGTAATCCAACCCGATGCTGGTTTCCGCCTTGGCGATGACCAGGCCCTCCCAGTCGAGCCGGCCGCCCGACTTGACCTCGAACTCGTCGTCAAGCAATAACAGGCCGTACCCCGTGAGGTGGCCGCCGTCATTCACCGTGATATCTTGCGCGACGACAATAGCCGGGGAGTTAACGGAGCCGAATGTGACTGCTCCATCGATGTCATCCGATTGCACAAAGTCGTGTTCGAGCAGCCCTTCGGCGTAGATGTCCTGCACGGCGGCAGTAAACGCGCCGGCGTTGATGTCGCCAATTCCTCTCTTGCCGCGTACCTTGTTTTTATGGGCCAGCCCGAAAGCCGCACCAAACTGAGTGGCGACAGCGGCCATGTTGGCCTTTATCCCGTGCTGATCGGCGCCCTTCAGACCTTGCGGGTTTGTAGCAGGATCCGTATCCAAGCCGGTGATGAGCACGGTGGGTCCGTTGATACTCGGGACGACGTGGGGCGCCTCGACGATCAGCGCGGCGTCGAGCATGCTGACCTCGACGAGGGTGGTCCGGATCTGGTACGAGGCTTCGCCGGCGGTGCTGGTGATCTCGAGCACGAGGGAGTCCGTGCCGTATGAGGTGGGCACGATGTCGAACGTCCCGCCACCGAAGGCCTTGTCGTTCATCGCGAGACGCGCCGCGGCGCCGGCGAAGTCGCGCCTCGCATCCGCCATGGCCAGGTTATAGGCCGAACGGGCAATATCGCGGGCCACCACCTGCTCCCCGTATTCGCTGCTGAGCGAATTGGTGTCCGTCGAGAACGTCTGAAAATGCTGCGTTATGAGCCCGGCAGCGACCATAGCCGCCACCAGAAAGAGCGTTGCTTTTCCCATCGAGTACTACCACATCAACGATGAGACGACGAAAGGAATCGCCGTCAAAAACCAGATGGGGGGC encodes the following:
- a CDS encoding DUF4114 domain-containing protein; this encodes MGKATLFLVAAMVAAGLITQHFQTFSTDTNSLSSEYGEQVVARDIARSAYNLAMADARRDFAGAAARLAMNDKAFGGGTFDIVPTSYGTDSLVLEITSTAGEASYQIRTTLVEVSMLDAALIVEAPHVVPSINGPTVLITGLDTDPATNPQGLKGADQHGIKANMAAVATQFGAAFGLAHKNKVRGKRGIGDINAGAFTAAVQDIYAEGLLEHDFVQSDDIDGAVTFGSVNSPAIVVAQDITVNDGGHLTGYGLLLLDDEFEVKSGGRLDWEGLVIAKAETSIGLDYSGTVNIYGSHIVLQGSSAFTMPAPGKLHIAYLSSSAGYQSSVNIHPYGYGAQQVFAKGANKIASVDDVWEQHFEQGQQINFFIRTWPTNGPVKTQTPNYYDQYARGHESQVSLNPYADVIQLDDEGFHWRIGFEDLNEEKGYPSDWDYNDQIIEVLVIPDSTWNPNATQDWWSAGNGEGEEDDEEGGEEVEGGGGGEVVGATSFSFNAQGNISFMYSTEAIARLNDRLESVRRSRRMIELNRNDRPL